From one Bacteroides eggerthii genomic stretch:
- a CDS encoding amylo-alpha-1,6-glucosidase — MKNKIIILLSTLTFSTTIFAQTWIWYPGDYEIWLGNKMNNRRTERGAFFPPFWKTDSHFVVVEFSKQLNLPQPEEIEIAVEGTFNIKLDGKLQFGMPTRFKLPAGIHSLNIKVWNQATPPTIFVNGKTVKSDRTWRVTYEDKEWIDESGKASDTSATVYLDADCWNFNTKDQRPSLYQLPRKPMEAVTSERKRDGILYDFGRETFGYLVLKQLKGNGTVNVYYGESSEEALDTEHCETLDRVLLSTADSYTFSNSKAFRYIYVVTDKGISVDHVEMDYEYAPVDYRGSFRCNDKEMNRIWEVGAYTMHLTTREFFIDGIKRDRWVWSGDAIQSYLMNYYLFFDSPTVRRTIYLLRGKDPVTSHTNTIMDYTFFWFLSVYDYYLYTGDRHFVSQLYPRMQTMMDYVLGRTNKNGMVEGMTGDWVFVDWADGYLDKRGELSFEQVLLCKSLETMSLCADLAGCAQDAEKYNNLATDLREKLLPAFWNEKKQALVHNRRNGQQSESITRYSNMFSVFFGYLDQSKQQAIKHSVLLNDSILKITTPYMRFYELEALCSMGMQTEVLKEIKAYWGGMLREGATSFWEKYNPEESGTQHLAMYGRPYGKSLCHAWGASPIYLLGKYYLGVKPTKPGYAEYAISPCLGGLEWMEGTVPTPQGDIYVYMDQKKIRVKSPGGKGYLSIPSSKGIKVVEIPAGKEVEFKY, encoded by the coding sequence ATGAAAAATAAGATCATCATTCTTCTAAGCACGCTTACATTTAGCACCACAATCTTTGCTCAAACATGGATTTGGTATCCGGGCGATTATGAAATATGGCTCGGCAACAAGATGAATAACCGGCGTACCGAACGTGGGGCTTTTTTCCCACCATTCTGGAAAACAGACAGTCATTTTGTAGTTGTAGAATTCAGTAAGCAGCTCAATCTTCCACAACCCGAAGAAATTGAAATAGCAGTAGAAGGCACCTTCAACATCAAACTCGATGGCAAGTTACAATTTGGTATGCCCACCCGGTTCAAACTTCCGGCAGGAATACACAGTCTTAATATCAAAGTGTGGAATCAAGCTACGCCACCGACTATTTTTGTAAATGGAAAAACTGTAAAGAGCGATCGTACATGGCGAGTCACTTATGAAGACAAGGAGTGGATTGATGAAAGTGGAAAAGCAAGTGACACCTCAGCCACAGTTTATCTGGATGCCGATTGTTGGAACTTTAACACCAAAGACCAACGTCCGTCTCTTTATCAGCTGCCCCGAAAACCAATGGAAGCAGTAACATCAGAAAGAAAACGAGATGGCATACTTTACGATTTCGGGCGCGAGACATTCGGTTATCTTGTATTGAAACAGCTGAAAGGAAACGGTACGGTGAATGTCTATTATGGCGAAAGTTCTGAAGAAGCATTGGATACCGAGCATTGTGAAACCTTGGACCGAGTTCTGCTTTCTACAGCCGACAGCTACACATTCAGCAACAGTAAAGCTTTTCGCTACATTTACGTTGTTACCGATAAAGGTATCAGTGTGGACCACGTAGAAATGGACTACGAGTATGCGCCAGTAGACTATCGTGGATCGTTCCGCTGCAATGACAAAGAAATGAACCGCATTTGGGAAGTGGGCGCTTATACCATGCACCTTACCACACGCGAGTTTTTTATTGACGGAATCAAACGCGACCGTTGGGTTTGGAGTGGTGATGCCATCCAGAGTTATCTGATGAATTACTACCTTTTCTTCGATAGCCCTACCGTACGGCGTACCATTTATCTGCTTCGTGGCAAAGACCCCGTAACCAGCCACACTAATACGATAATGGACTATACTTTCTTCTGGTTTTTAAGTGTATATGATTATTACCTCTATACCGGTGACCGCCATTTCGTGAGCCAACTTTATCCTCGCATGCAAACCATGATGGACTATGTGTTAGGACGCACCAATAAGAATGGTATGGTTGAAGGTATGACAGGCGATTGGGTATTTGTTGACTGGGCTGACGGCTATCTGGACAAACGCGGTGAGTTGTCCTTTGAACAGGTGTTACTATGCAAGAGTTTAGAGACAATGTCACTTTGTGCCGATTTAGCAGGATGCGCCCAAGATGCAGAAAAGTATAATAATTTAGCAACCGATCTTCGCGAGAAACTGTTACCGGCTTTTTGGAATGAAAAAAAACAGGCATTAGTGCACAATCGCCGTAATGGACAGCAAAGCGAAAGCATCACCCGTTATTCCAATATGTTCTCTGTATTCTTCGGCTATTTAGACCAGTCAAAGCAACAGGCCATCAAGCATAGTGTATTACTAAACGACAGTATCCTTAAGATCACGACTCCCTATATGCGTTTTTACGAACTTGAAGCTCTCTGCTCAATGGGCATGCAAACTGAAGTTCTGAAAGAGATTAAGGCCTATTGGGGAGGAATGCTTCGTGAGGGAGCCACCAGCTTTTGGGAAAAATATAATCCCGAAGAAAGTGGAACACAGCATTTGGCTATGTACGGTCGTCCTTATGGCAAAAGTCTTTGTCATGCGTGGGGTGCAAGCCCTATCTACTTGTTAGGTAAGTATTATTTGGGTGTGAAACCTACAAAGCCAGGTTATGCAGAATACGCCATCTCTCCCTGTTTAGGCGGTTTGGAATGGATGGAAGGCACTGTACCTACCCCACAAGGTGATATCTACGTTTATATGGACCAAAAGAAAATTCGCGTAAAAAGTCCCGGCGGTAAAGGTTATCTGTCTATCCCCTCTTCAAAAGGGATAAAAGTAGTGGAAATCCCGGCAGGTAAAGAAGTTGAGTTCAAGTATTGA
- a CDS encoding glycoside hydrolase family 28 protein gives MRKYITVLLSTCLITFTNANAQNSTPIPNLSEVGSHCMPQEIAPIQNSYFNIPQLKRPQFPDRTVNMGDKGLRADIPIHTLVNRTIEQLSSQGGGTVIIPAGKWISGRIELKSFVELHIARDAEIVFGGCAEDYLPAVFTRHEGVEIMGPGAFIYANNQENIAITGEGRILGPDMDAEIRKRPNGASVVEKDIPWDMPVEQRIYDGMDGRTFYRPKTISPINCRNVLIEGITMERSTLWNVVPIYCENVIIRGITVNSTEVPSGDGIDIESCKNVLIEYCTLNCGDDCFTLKAGRADDGLRVGKATENVVIRHSLAQHGHGGITIGSETAGMIKNLYVHDCVFDGTRTGIRFKTRRNRGGGSNHTIYERLRMINVGKAFTWDLLGNAYYMGELAARYPERAVDHLTPNISNTVIKDFIVESSKQFFTANGIPEIPFSNTLIENGTIHCQQLISALQDAKNFQMKNLIIHSQDNTIKLLDCNRLTLQGINFDMPQNELIIEAEGDKCKKIEVKECNVPHSIKKTYKPTNQ, from the coding sequence ATGAGGAAATACATTACCGTTTTACTAAGTACCTGTCTTATAACCTTTACCAATGCCAACGCACAAAATAGTACTCCCATTCCAAACTTAAGCGAAGTAGGCTCCCATTGTATGCCCCAGGAGATTGCTCCTATCCAAAATTCCTACTTTAATATCCCCCAGCTCAAACGTCCACAATTCCCCGACCGTACTGTAAATATGGGCGACAAAGGGTTGAGGGCCGATATTCCCATTCACACTCTAGTGAACCGGACTATCGAACAACTAAGCAGTCAGGGAGGCGGTACTGTAATCATACCCGCAGGAAAATGGATTTCGGGACGCATCGAACTGAAAAGCTTTGTAGAACTGCACATTGCACGTGACGCAGAAATCGTATTCGGTGGTTGTGCCGAAGATTATCTCCCCGCTGTCTTCACACGACATGAAGGAGTGGAAATCATGGGGCCCGGCGCTTTCATTTATGCCAATAACCAAGAGAATATAGCCATCACAGGCGAAGGGCGCATCCTCGGTCCTGATATGGACGCCGAAATCCGTAAGCGTCCTAACGGCGCATCAGTAGTAGAAAAAGATATACCTTGGGACATGCCTGTTGAGCAACGTATATATGACGGCATGGATGGAAGAACCTTTTATCGTCCCAAAACAATCTCTCCTATCAATTGCCGTAACGTACTTATAGAGGGAATAACCATGGAACGAAGTACTCTATGGAATGTAGTTCCCATATATTGTGAGAATGTCATTATCCGGGGAATCACTGTAAATTCCACAGAAGTGCCCAGCGGTGATGGGATTGACATAGAATCATGTAAAAACGTACTTATTGAATATTGTACTTTGAATTGTGGAGATGATTGCTTCACACTAAAAGCCGGACGTGCCGACGATGGCTTACGTGTAGGAAAAGCAACCGAAAATGTTGTTATCCGCCATTCATTAGCCCAGCATGGACATGGCGGCATCACTATCGGCAGCGAAACAGCCGGTATGATAAAAAACCTTTATGTTCACGACTGCGTGTTCGACGGCACAAGAACAGGAATACGCTTTAAGACCCGCCGTAATCGTGGGGGAGGCTCCAATCATACCATTTACGAACGTCTTCGCATGATTAATGTAGGCAAAGCTTTTACATGGGATCTTTTAGGCAACGCTTATTACATGGGCGAACTGGCAGCCAGATACCCCGAACGCGCTGTTGACCATTTAACTCCAAACATTTCAAATACAGTCATTAAAGACTTCATTGTAGAATCATCTAAGCAGTTTTTCACAGCCAACGGTATTCCTGAAATACCGTTCAGCAATACTTTGATCGAAAATGGCACCATCCATTGCCAGCAACTCATTAGCGCACTACAAGACGCTAAAAACTTCCAAATGAAAAATCTTATAATTCACAGCCAAGACAATACAATAAAGTTATTAGACTGCAACCGCCTAACTCTACAAGGCATAAACTTCGACATGCCGCAAAACGAACTGATTATTGAGGCAGAAGGAGATAAATGCAAAAAAATAGAAGTGAAAGAATGTAATGTTCCGCACTCAATCAAAAAAACGTATAAGCCGACCAATCAATAA
- a CDS encoding glycoside hydrolase family 43 protein: MKKFICLIWAVLTLLFISCNQNEKQLYVFTSFHEPATDGLRFLYSEDGMHWDSLPGTWLKPEIGKQRIMRDPSIVATPNGVFHLVWTTSWRGDLGFGYAHSTDLVNWSEEKFIPVMKHDTTTVNVWAPELFYDDCNNELMIVWASCIPGKFERGIEDENNNHRLYYTKTKDFTTFTPTKLLFDPGFSVIDAVITKRAEKDYVMVLKDNTRPNRNLKISFAQQPEGPWSPASQAFTESFVEGPTVVQVDTNYLIYFDVYQKKIYGAMRTTDFVNFTDITNEISVPKDHKHGTIFRAPESIIEAMKKIAY; encoded by the coding sequence ATGAAAAAGTTTATTTGTTTGATATGGGCTGTCCTCACCTTGCTTTTCATTTCGTGTAATCAAAATGAAAAGCAGCTCTATGTATTCACTTCATTTCATGAGCCTGCCACCGATGGCCTCCGTTTTCTGTATAGCGAAGACGGCATGCACTGGGATTCACTGCCCGGTACCTGGCTCAAACCCGAAATTGGGAAACAACGCATCATGCGTGATCCTTCCATTGTAGCTACCCCAAATGGTGTTTTTCACTTAGTATGGACCACCAGCTGGCGTGGCGATTTAGGCTTCGGTTATGCACATAGTACCGATTTGGTGAATTGGAGCGAAGAAAAATTCATTCCTGTCATGAAGCATGATACAACTACCGTCAACGTATGGGCCCCGGAACTCTTTTATGATGATTGTAATAACGAATTGATGATTGTTTGGGCTTCGTGTATCCCAGGGAAATTCGAACGCGGTATTGAAGATGAAAATAACAATCATCGTCTATACTATACAAAAACAAAAGACTTCACCACCTTCACACCCACTAAGTTATTGTTTGATCCGGGATTCAGCGTGATTGACGCAGTAATTACCAAGCGGGCGGAAAAAGACTACGTGATGGTGCTGAAAGACAACACCCGTCCCAATCGCAACCTGAAAATTTCGTTCGCCCAACAGCCCGAGGGTCCTTGGTCTCCTGCCAGCCAAGCTTTTACGGAAAGTTTTGTTGAAGGTCCCACAGTCGTTCAGGTTGACACAAACTATCTTATATACTTCGATGTATATCAAAAGAAAATCTATGGAGCCATGCGCACAACAGACTTTGTGAACTTTACAGATATCACCAACGAAATCAGTGTTCCTAAAGACCACAAGCATGGCACTATTTTCAGGGCACCGGAATCTATTATCGAAGCTATGAAGAAAATAGCTTATTAA
- a CDS encoding glycoside hydrolase family 2 protein encodes MKKIFSMLLFGFLSLSVSSQTAVSVAGFFPLPEQVSRGSGRTVYNFNLGWRFHRGDVAGAEAAVFDDLQWEVVSIPHSVQLMPSEASGCRNYQGIAWYRKRFVVPEASEGKDVSIHFEAAMGKQVLYLNGDKVGEHQGGYLPFNLNLTDQGVVAGDTCVVAVMVDNSNDKTFPPGKPQYTLDFSYHGGIYRDVWLISKGRTALTDAVEANRVAGGGVFVHAENISEQHAEVVVKSEVENKENRNRTVTIETVLVDAGQRIVGKKRRKLALKAGEVGIVEQRLAVRKPKLWTPETPYLYHVQTRVLDGGILLDGGVTRIGIRSFVFDAEKGLILNGKPYGQLVGANRHQDFAYVGNALPNSQQWRDAKRLRDAGCTIIRTAHYPQDPSFMDACDELGLFVIVATPGWQYWNKDPKFAQLVHRNTREIIRRDRNHPSVLMWEPILNETSYPLDFALEALKITKDEYPYEGRPVAAADVHSAGVAEHYDVVYGWPGDDEKPGRPKQCIFTREFGENVDDWYAHNNNNRACRGWGERPQLVQALSLAKSYDEMYRTTGQFIGGAQWHPFDHQRGYHPDPYFGGIYDAFRQPKYAYEMFRSQSPAHLNHPTAESGPMVYIAHEMSPFSDADVVVFSNCDSVRLSVYDGTKSWVLPVVHAKGHMPNAPLVFKNVWDFWEARELSYKQKNWQKVNMVAEGIIGGKVVCTTKRMPSRRSTKLRLKLDTEGKQLVADGSDFIVVVAEVTDDSGNVRRLAKENIVFSIEGEGEIIGDASIHANPRPVEFGTAPLLVRSTCKAGKVKVTARVQFEGTHAPASAEIEFESIPCQLPFCHIEQQQDTVLKRVVSDHEQDSVNSRRFSEEEKKQMLDEVEKQQTEFGIGK; translated from the coding sequence ATGAAGAAGATATTTTCTATGCTGTTGTTTGGCTTCCTTTCTCTCTCTGTCTCGTCGCAGACTGCGGTTTCGGTAGCCGGATTCTTTCCTCTCCCCGAACAAGTGAGTCGGGGAAGCGGACGGACAGTTTATAATTTTAATTTAGGATGGCGATTTCATCGAGGTGATGTGGCAGGAGCTGAAGCTGCTGTCTTTGATGATTTGCAGTGGGAAGTCGTATCAATTCCACATTCAGTGCAGTTAATGCCTTCTGAAGCCAGTGGATGTCGTAATTATCAGGGGATAGCATGGTATCGCAAACGTTTTGTTGTGCCTGAAGCTTCCGAAGGAAAGGATGTGTCAATTCACTTTGAAGCCGCTATGGGTAAACAAGTGCTTTATTTGAATGGAGATAAAGTAGGTGAACATCAGGGAGGCTATCTTCCATTTAACTTGAACCTTACCGATCAAGGAGTTGTTGCTGGAGACACTTGTGTGGTTGCTGTAATGGTAGATAACAGTAATGATAAGACTTTTCCACCGGGAAAGCCTCAGTATACACTCGACTTTTCTTATCATGGTGGAATTTATCGTGATGTATGGTTGATTAGTAAGGGGCGTACTGCGCTGACCGATGCTGTTGAGGCAAATCGTGTGGCGGGTGGAGGCGTATTTGTCCATGCTGAAAATATCAGTGAACAACATGCGGAAGTGGTAGTGAAGAGTGAAGTGGAGAATAAAGAGAATAGGAATCGTACAGTGACAATAGAAACTGTATTAGTTGATGCAGGCCAACGTATTGTTGGAAAAAAACGTCGTAAACTTGCTCTGAAAGCCGGTGAAGTTGGAATAGTGGAACAGCGGTTGGCGGTGCGCAAGCCTAAACTTTGGACACCGGAAACGCCCTATCTATATCATGTCCAGACTCGCGTATTGGATGGCGGTATATTGCTGGATGGCGGTGTGACGCGCATCGGTATCCGTTCTTTTGTTTTTGATGCAGAGAAAGGACTTATCTTAAATGGGAAACCTTATGGGCAGTTAGTGGGTGCTAACCGGCATCAGGATTTTGCTTATGTGGGTAATGCACTTCCCAATTCGCAACAATGGCGCGATGCCAAGCGGTTGCGTGATGCCGGCTGTACTATTATTCGTACGGCCCATTATCCGCAAGACCCTTCTTTTATGGATGCTTGTGATGAATTGGGGCTTTTTGTGATTGTTGCTACGCCAGGATGGCAGTACTGGAACAAAGATCCTAAGTTCGCTCAATTGGTGCACAGAAATACGCGTGAGATTATTCGTCGCGACCGTAATCATCCTTCAGTGTTGATGTGGGAGCCTATTTTGAATGAAACGTCTTATCCTCTTGATTTTGCTCTTGAAGCGTTGAAGATAACTAAAGATGAATATCCTTATGAAGGTCGCCCGGTAGCAGCTGCAGATGTACATTCAGCGGGTGTGGCCGAGCATTATGACGTGGTTTACGGCTGGCCGGGTGATGATGAGAAGCCTGGCCGTCCCAAACAGTGTATTTTTACTCGTGAGTTTGGTGAGAATGTGGATGATTGGTATGCTCACAACAATAACAATCGTGCTTGCCGCGGTTGGGGAGAACGTCCGCAGTTAGTGCAGGCTCTCTCTTTGGCTAAAAGCTATGATGAAATGTATCGAACTACCGGACAGTTTATCGGTGGTGCACAGTGGCATCCTTTTGATCATCAGCGTGGTTATCATCCTGATCCCTATTTCGGCGGAATTTATGATGCTTTCCGTCAACCGAAATATGCTTATGAAATGTTCCGCAGTCAGTCGCCGGCTCACTTGAATCATCCGACTGCTGAAAGTGGCCCCATGGTATATATCGCACATGAGATGTCACCTTTCAGTGATGCTGATGTAGTGGTATTCAGTAATTGCGACTCTGTCCGCCTTTCCGTATATGATGGTACAAAGAGTTGGGTTCTGCCTGTGGTACATGCCAAGGGGCACATGCCCAATGCGCCTCTGGTGTTCAAGAATGTGTGGGACTTTTGGGAAGCGCGTGAGCTTAGCTATAAGCAAAAGAATTGGCAGAAGGTGAATATGGTGGCAGAAGGCATTATTGGCGGAAAAGTAGTATGTACAACTAAGCGCATGCCTTCGCGTCGTAGTACTAAACTGCGTTTGAAGTTGGATACTGAAGGCAAGCAATTGGTGGCGGACGGTTCAGACTTTATTGTTGTAGTAGCAGAAGTGACAGATGATAGTGGTAATGTTCGTCGGTTGGCAAAGGAGAATATTGTATTTTCCATTGAAGGCGAAGGTGAAATAATTGGAGATGCTTCCATTCATGCCAACCCTCGTCCGGTTGAGTTCGGAACAGCTCCTCTGCTGGTGCGTTCTACTTGTAAAGCCGGTAAAGTAAAGGTGACTGCTCGCGTACAATTTGAAGGAACTCATGCTCCTGCATCAGCCGAAATAGAGTTTGAATCCATTCCTTGCCAATTGCCATTCTGTCATATAGAACAGCAACAGGATACTGTTCTAAAACGGGTTGTGTCGGATCATGAACAGGATTCAGTTAATAGCCGTAGATTCTCTGAAGAGGAAAAGAAACAAATGTTGGATGAAGTGGAAAAGCAACAGACGGAATTTGGTATAGGAAAATAG